The Armatimonadota bacterium DNA segment TTCGGTCGAGCCCCCAGCACCGTTTCCTTCCTGGGCTCTGCCCGGCAACGGAAAGGGCCGTCGCCCTGGCCCTACAGACCGCGAAGCGGGTGACACAGGATCAGCCAGGGGTAGGGTCCGCACAGCGCCCCGCCTTGAGGTGCACGGTTCGATGCGCATATTCCTCGACCCATGGCTCATGGGTCACAAGAACCACACTGCGGCCCGCATCATTGAACTCCTTGAGGTATGCCAGTATCTCGGCGCCTGTTTCGGGATCGAGGTTCCCGGTGGGCTCGTCCGCCAACACCAGCCATGGGTCATTCACGAGCGCTCGGGCAATTGCCGTCCGCTGTCTCTCTCCGGTGCTGAGCTGCCCTGGCCGGTGGTCGAGGCGCTCAGCCATCCCGAAACGCTCCAGCAGCTCAAGAGCCCGAGCCCTGCTCGGTCCTCCCCTATCCACTAGGCCGGTGGGGAGTAGAACATTCTCCAGCACCGTTAGGTAGGGCGCCAGATGAAACATCTGAAACACGAAACCAATGTTCCGTGCACGGTAGTTCGCCCTCTCGCCGCCGGACAGCCCGTAGAGGTCTGTTCCATTCAGCACCGCCCGCCCCTCCGTGGGCCGCACCATTCCGCCGATCGTGAGCAGCAACGTGGATTTCCCGCTACCACTTGGTCCGCGCACCGCGAGGAACTCGCCGTCGGCGACCGTCAGATCAACGCCGTCCAGCGCCCGAACAGGGCGCCCTTTGCTTTGGTAAACTTTGCTCAGGCCCCTGACCTCGATCATCTTTACTCCTCCGTCAACACAGCGGCGGGATCCTGGGTCACGGCGACCACAGCAGGCAGCAGCCCCGCTACAGCGGCCAGGACCGGCGCGCCCAGCACTAAGGGCAGGAAGGTGTCCCAGGCAGGCGCAGCGCTCTTGAAGGTGATCTTGAAGATGCCCTCGCCCAGTTCCAGTGCCAGCCACGTCCCCACCCCGAACCCGATGAGCGCCCCGATCAGCCCCATCAGCGCCGCCCGGGTGATGAATAGTCCCGCGATGGGCCCTGATCCGAACCCCAGCGCTCTCAGGAGGCCGATCTCATGCCGCCTCTCCCGCACATTCAGCAAAGACAGCAGCCCCACCCAGGCCGCGCAGACCACCACCACCACTGCCACGATGAGACCTACGTAGCTCTCCACCATCTTACGCGTCTCGGTTCGGGCGACCACGATATTCCTTAGTTCCGTTACGTAGGTATCCGGTAGCACACCGGCAATTTCATCCCGCAGGATCTCCAGCGATCCGCCCTGGCAGAGGCAGCCCAGCGCCCGGATCATGTTGATCCGTCCGGGCATGTTGAACATTTTCTGGGCATCCCTGAGGTGGG contains these protein-coding regions:
- a CDS encoding ABC transporter ATP-binding protein, encoding MIEVRGLSKVYQSKGRPVRALDGVDLTVADGEFLAVRGPSGSGKSTLLLTIGGMVRPTEGRAVLNGTDLYGLSGGERANYRARNIGFVFQMFHLAPYLTVLENVLLPTGLVDRGGPSRARALELLERFGMAERLDHRPGQLSTGERQRTAIARALVNDPWLVLADEPTGNLDPETGAEILAYLKEFNDAGRSVVLVTHEPWVEEYAHRTVHLKAGRCADPTPG
- a CDS encoding ABC transporter permease; protein product: MSVLGLALREIRHRSFTFVLGVIAVAASVGLFAAMITLGRASNTETTRLMRNLGFNLLILPGDADIGSFWAMDDVESDMPEEYTTRLAQTKGISADHYVSTLQKRVNWQGMTVLVTGVLKEQTAAGARTKAPMGTVVEPGKCIVGYAICRKLGLREGDEIELLGQRLTVERCLAEDGSEEDVRIWTHLRDAQKMFNMPGRINMIRALGCLCQGGSLEILRDEIAGVLPDTYVTELRNIVVARTETRKMVESYVGLIVAVVVVVCAAWVGLLSLLNVRERRHEIGLLRALGFGSGPIAGLFITRAALMGLIGALIGFGVGTWLALELGEGIFKITFKSAAPAWDTFLPLVLGAPVLAAVAGLLPAVVAVTQDPAAVLTEE